From a region of the Lactuca sativa cultivar Salinas chromosome 4, Lsat_Salinas_v11, whole genome shotgun sequence genome:
- the LOC111879980 gene encoding ent-kaurenoic acid oxidase 1 isoform X2, whose protein sequence is MGADGFGGMSYYVGIFLGLMLILKWVLKSVNIWIYERNLEKKKRKCLPPGDMGWPFIGNMWSFLRAFKSNDPDAFISNFLRSPSIIVTVPEACRKVLFDDEAFQPGWPTATRELIGKKSFIGISYEDHKRLRKLTAAPVNGHEALSTYMQYIETNVVLALEKWSKMGRIEFLTYLRKLTFQIIMHIFLSTESEHVMDALEKEYTVLNYGVRAMAINIPGFAYYNALKARKNLVAILQTVVHERRKKREANEGMSKKDMLDALLDTTDEKGRKLDDEEIIDTLVMYLNAGHESSGHITMWSTILLQAHPEFFHIAKEEQERIVKNMPPTQEGLTLKEYRQMEYLSKVIDETLRLVTFSLMTFREAKKDVDIKGYFIPKGWKVLLWFRSVHHNPELYPQPKEFNPSRWDDLVPKPGTFLPFGAGSRLCPGNDLAKLEIAIFLHHFLLNYEFERENPECPIMYLPHSRPKDNCVGRLRRVSK, encoded by the exons ATGGGGGCTGATGGATTTGGAGGGATGAGTTATTATgtgggaatttttctgggattaATGTTGATTCTTAAATGGGTTTTGAAGAGTGTGAATATATGGATTTATGAGAGGaatttggagaagaagaagaggaagtgtCTGCCACCAGGTGATATGGGTTGGCCGTTCATCGGAAACATGTGGTCGTTCCTCAGAGCTTTCAAGTCTAACGATCCTGATGCCTTCATCTCCAATTTCCTTCGCAG CCCTAGCATCATCGTGACTGTTCCCGAAGCATGTCGGAAAGTATTGTTTGATGATGAAGCATTCCAGCCAGGGTGGCCAACTGCCACCCGGGAACTCATcggaaaaaaatcatttattggAATTTCTTACGAAGATCATAAAAGGCTTCGTAAGTTGACCGCAGCACCAGTAAATGGTCACGAAGCCTTGTCTACATACATGCAGTACattgagaccaatgtggtcttaGCATTGGAGAAATGGTCAAAAATGGGGCGGATTGAGTTCCTCACCTACCTGCGAAAGCTAACTTTTCAGATAATCATGCACATTTTCCTTAGCACTGAGAGCGAACATGTAATGGATGCATTGGAGAAAGAGTACACGGTGCTTAACTACGGCGTTAGGGCTATGGCCATTAATATTCCTGGTTTTGCATATTATAATGCACTTAAG GCGCGGAAGAACCTTGTGGCCATTTTGCAAACAGTTGTACACGAACGTAGAAAGAAACGAGAGGCAAACGAAGGGATGTCCAAGAAAGACATGCTTGATGCTCTCCTGGACACTACAGACGAGAAAGGAAGAAAACTAGATGATGAGGAAATAATCGATACATTAGTCATGTACCTAAACGCGGGCCATGAATCTTCGGGACACATCACAATGTGGTCTACCATTCTTCTCCAAGCACATCCAGAATTTTTCCACATAGCAAAG GAAGAACAAGAGAGGATTGTAAAGAATATGCCACCAACACAAGAGGGTTTGACCTTGAAAGAGTATAGGCAAATGGAGTATCTCTCGAAGGTGATTGATGAAACGCTTCGTTTAGTGACTTTTTCGCTCATGACGTTCCGTGAAGCTAAAAAAGATGTCGATATCAAAG GTTACTTCATTCCTAAAGGATGGAAAGTGTTGCTCTGGTTTAGGAGTGTTCACCATAATCCTGAACTTTATCCCCAACCTAAAGAGTTTAATCCTTCAAGATGGGAT GATCTTGTACCAAAGCCAGGAACTTTTCTTCCATTTGGAGCAGGAAGTAGGCTTTGCCCTGGAAATGACCTTGCCAAGCTAGAGATTGCCATCTTCCTCCACCATTTTCTTCTAAATTATGA GTTTGAAAGGGAAAATCCAGAATGCCCAATTATGTATTTACCTCATTCAAGGCCTAAAGACAATTGCGTGGGAAGACTTAGAAGGGTTTCCAAATGA
- the LOC111879980 gene encoding ent-kaurenoic acid oxidase 1 isoform X1, translating to MGADGFGGMSYYVGIFLGLMLILKWVLKSVNIWIYERNLEKKKRKCLPPGDMGWPFIGNMWSFLRAFKSNDPDAFISNFLRRFGSRGLYKSFMFGSPSIIVTVPEACRKVLFDDEAFQPGWPTATRELIGKKSFIGISYEDHKRLRKLTAAPVNGHEALSTYMQYIETNVVLALEKWSKMGRIEFLTYLRKLTFQIIMHIFLSTESEHVMDALEKEYTVLNYGVRAMAINIPGFAYYNALKARKNLVAILQTVVHERRKKREANEGMSKKDMLDALLDTTDEKGRKLDDEEIIDTLVMYLNAGHESSGHITMWSTILLQAHPEFFHIAKEEQERIVKNMPPTQEGLTLKEYRQMEYLSKVIDETLRLVTFSLMTFREAKKDVDIKGYFIPKGWKVLLWFRSVHHNPELYPQPKEFNPSRWDDLVPKPGTFLPFGAGSRLCPGNDLAKLEIAIFLHHFLLNYEFERENPECPIMYLPHSRPKDNCVGRLRRVSK from the exons ATGGGGGCTGATGGATTTGGAGGGATGAGTTATTATgtgggaatttttctgggattaATGTTGATTCTTAAATGGGTTTTGAAGAGTGTGAATATATGGATTTATGAGAGGaatttggagaagaagaagaggaagtgtCTGCCACCAGGTGATATGGGTTGGCCGTTCATCGGAAACATGTGGTCGTTCCTCAGAGCTTTCAAGTCTAACGATCCTGATGCCTTCATCTCCAATTTCCTTCGCAG ATTTGGGTCTAGGGGTTTATATAAGTCGTTTATGTTTGGTAGCCCTAGCATCATCGTGACTGTTCCCGAAGCATGTCGGAAAGTATTGTTTGATGATGAAGCATTCCAGCCAGGGTGGCCAACTGCCACCCGGGAACTCATcggaaaaaaatcatttattggAATTTCTTACGAAGATCATAAAAGGCTTCGTAAGTTGACCGCAGCACCAGTAAATGGTCACGAAGCCTTGTCTACATACATGCAGTACattgagaccaatgtggtcttaGCATTGGAGAAATGGTCAAAAATGGGGCGGATTGAGTTCCTCACCTACCTGCGAAAGCTAACTTTTCAGATAATCATGCACATTTTCCTTAGCACTGAGAGCGAACATGTAATGGATGCATTGGAGAAAGAGTACACGGTGCTTAACTACGGCGTTAGGGCTATGGCCATTAATATTCCTGGTTTTGCATATTATAATGCACTTAAG GCGCGGAAGAACCTTGTGGCCATTTTGCAAACAGTTGTACACGAACGTAGAAAGAAACGAGAGGCAAACGAAGGGATGTCCAAGAAAGACATGCTTGATGCTCTCCTGGACACTACAGACGAGAAAGGAAGAAAACTAGATGATGAGGAAATAATCGATACATTAGTCATGTACCTAAACGCGGGCCATGAATCTTCGGGACACATCACAATGTGGTCTACCATTCTTCTCCAAGCACATCCAGAATTTTTCCACATAGCAAAG GAAGAACAAGAGAGGATTGTAAAGAATATGCCACCAACACAAGAGGGTTTGACCTTGAAAGAGTATAGGCAAATGGAGTATCTCTCGAAGGTGATTGATGAAACGCTTCGTTTAGTGACTTTTTCGCTCATGACGTTCCGTGAAGCTAAAAAAGATGTCGATATCAAAG GTTACTTCATTCCTAAAGGATGGAAAGTGTTGCTCTGGTTTAGGAGTGTTCACCATAATCCTGAACTTTATCCCCAACCTAAAGAGTTTAATCCTTCAAGATGGGAT GATCTTGTACCAAAGCCAGGAACTTTTCTTCCATTTGGAGCAGGAAGTAGGCTTTGCCCTGGAAATGACCTTGCCAAGCTAGAGATTGCCATCTTCCTCCACCATTTTCTTCTAAATTATGA GTTTGAAAGGGAAAATCCAGAATGCCCAATTATGTATTTACCTCATTCAAGGCCTAAAGACAATTGCGTGGGAAGACTTAGAAGGGTTTCCAAATGA